The genomic DNA GACCCAGTCGGTAGTAGGCGGACTGTAATCGCGCCTTCATTTCGGGCGCAGCACGGAACATCCGTACCGACTGGTCTACGCGACAGCCAACCATGAGCGAGGTTCCAGACAGCTACGACCCCGACGAGGCAGAACAGAAGTGGCGCGACGAGTGGCTCGAAAGCGACGTCTACAGCTACGACGGCGACGAAGAGCGCCCCGACTACATCATCGACACGCCGCCGCCGTACCCGACGGGCAACCTCCATATCGGGAACGCGCTCGGCTGGTGTTATATGGACTACGCCGCCCGCTACCACCGGCTGCAGGGCGACGACGTGCTCTTCCCGCAGGGGTGGGACTGCCACGGCCTTCCGACCGAGGTCAAAGTCGAGGAAAACCGCGACATCCACCGCACGGACGTCTCCCGCGAGCAGTTCCGCGAGTGGTGTGTCGAACACACCGACGAGCAGATAGCGGCGATGAAAGAGACGATGCGGACACTCGGGTTCTCCCAGGACTGGGACCACGAGTTCCGGACGATGGACGACAGCTACTGGCAGGAGACCCAGCGGTCGTTCCTCCAGATGGCCGATTCGGACTACGTCTACCAGGACGAACACCCGGTTAACTGGTGTCCCCGATGTGAGACGGCCATCGCCGACGCCGAAGTCGAAAACGAAGACCGAGAGGGAACGCTCTATTACATCACGTTCAGCGGGGCCGACAACGATGACATCGAAATCGCGACGACGCGACCGGAGCTGCTGCCGGCGTGTGTCGCCATCGCTGTCGACCCGGACGACGACCGCTTCGAGGGTCGCGTCGGCGACCGCTTCGAGGTGCCGATTTTCGGTCAGGAGGTCGAACTCATCGCCGACGACGATGTCGACGGCGACTTCGGGACCGGCGCGGTGATGATATGTACGTTCGGTGACAAGCAGGACGTCGACTGGTGGGCCGAACACGACCTCGACCTCCGGCCGGTTGTCACCGAGGACGGCCACCTCAACGAACGCGCCGGCGAGTTCGAGGGACGCTCCATCGACGAGGCCAAAGACGAAATCGCGACGGCGCTGTCGAAGTCCGGCCACCTCCACAAAGAGGAACCAACCGAGCAGTCGGTCGGCTGCTGTTGGCGCTGTGATACACCCATCGAGATTCTCTCAAAAGAGCAATGGTTCGTGAAGGTCGACCAGGAAGAAATCCTAGAGACCGCACAGGATATCGCCTGGTATCCGGACCACATGTACGAGCGGCTGGAAGAATGGACCGAGGGCATGGAGTGGGATTGGGTTATCTCCCGCCAGCGCGTTTTCGCGACGCCGATTCCGGCATGGGAGTGTGCCGACTGCGGCCACATCGAACTCGCTGACGAATCCGAGGTGCCGGTCGACCCGACAAACGACGAACCGGCCGTCGGGTCCTGTCCCGAATGTGGCAGCGACGACTGGGTCGGCGAGACCGACGTGATGGACACGTGGATGGACTCGTCGATTTCGCCGCTGTACGTCGCTGGCTGGCCCGATGAGACCTTCGAGCCGGTCCAGCTCCGCGAACAGGGCCACGACATCATCCGGACGTGGGCCTTCTATACCATCCTCCGGACTGCGGCCGTCACCGACGAAATCCCGTGGGAAGAGGCGCTCATCAACGGGATGGTCTTCGGCGACGACGGCAACAAGATGTCCAAATCGCGCGGGAACTTCGTCCAGCCCGAGGAGGTCGTCGAGGAACACTCCGCCGACGCCTTCCGGCAGGCGATGGCGCTTGGCGGCCAGCCCGGCAGCGACATCCAGTTCCAGTGGAAGGAGGTCACCTCCGCCTCCCGGTTCCAGACGAAGCTGTGGAACATCACGAAGTTCGCCAGCGAGCACATCGACGAGTCGACGCCCGACATCGAAGCACCGGCATACCGGGACGCCGACGAGTGGATTCTCGCGAGATGCGCCCGCGTCGCCGATGAGGTCGCCGACGACATGGACGAGTACCGCTTCGACAGCGCCCTCCGGACGGTTCGGGAGTTCGTCTGGCACGACCTCGCCGACGACTACCTCGAACTCATCAAGGGTCGCCTCTATGAAGGCCGCCCCGGAGAGCGGAAGGCCGCCGAGCACGCGCTTTTCGTCTCGCTTTCGGCGTCGTTGCGGATGCTGTCGCCGTTTGCTCCCTTCATCACCGAGGAGGCCTGGAGCCACCTGCCGGCCGACGGCAGCGTCCACAACGCTGCGTGGCCCGACCCGCCGGCAGGCGACGAGGCCGCCGAGGAACGCGGCGAACTCATCGCCGAGGTTGCAGCCACGA from Natronomonas pharaonis DSM 2160 includes the following:
- a CDS encoding valine--tRNA ligase — encoded protein: MSEVPDSYDPDEAEQKWRDEWLESDVYSYDGDEERPDYIIDTPPPYPTGNLHIGNALGWCYMDYAARYHRLQGDDVLFPQGWDCHGLPTEVKVEENRDIHRTDVSREQFREWCVEHTDEQIAAMKETMRTLGFSQDWDHEFRTMDDSYWQETQRSFLQMADSDYVYQDEHPVNWCPRCETAIADAEVENEDREGTLYYITFSGADNDDIEIATTRPELLPACVAIAVDPDDDRFEGRVGDRFEVPIFGQEVELIADDDVDGDFGTGAVMICTFGDKQDVDWWAEHDLDLRPVVTEDGHLNERAGEFEGRSIDEAKDEIATALSKSGHLHKEEPTEQSVGCCWRCDTPIEILSKEQWFVKVDQEEILETAQDIAWYPDHMYERLEEWTEGMEWDWVISRQRVFATPIPAWECADCGHIELADESEVPVDPTNDEPAVGSCPECGSDDWVGETDVMDTWMDSSISPLYVAGWPDETFEPVQLREQGHDIIRTWAFYTILRTAAVTDEIPWEEALINGMVFGDDGNKMSKSRGNFVQPEEVVEEHSADAFRQAMALGGQPGSDIQFQWKEVTSASRFQTKLWNITKFASEHIDESTPDIEAPAYRDADEWILARCARVADEVADDMDEYRFDSALRTVREFVWHDLADDYLELIKGRLYEGRPGERKAAEHALFVSLSASLRMLSPFAPFITEEAWSHLPADGSVHNAAWPDPPAGDEAAEERGELIAEVAATIRGWKSDEGKPLNADLERVEVYIDEDRPLDTYDLADTVNGPVYIEEGTPSVELVPVGVDIEHSELGPVFRDKAGEVVGRLESADPAELQAELDTDGHVEFEVDGETVTVEPEMFDIVEEQRAESGEEVVVLEADDATVLVFE